A genomic stretch from Pochonia chlamydosporia 170 chromosome 4, whole genome shotgun sequence includes:
- a CDS encoding ATP-dependent bile acid permease (similar to Neosartorya fischeri NRRL 181 XP_001259638.1), with the protein MPGSSEMINLVLSATYASILIWGSGKYSTTFHLALAGALSGTLLIGLHIAHYVIYQNVTKAPSPDQIQVFGLIIQVLGFLLHPRQPDVFVGHARAGRLRTTSAAALLTFSWESDVFETYKSQDISISDLPLLDSSLQTGGLMDRHPIYNPNGRLWIWLWKAFHMQLVQQWCLAFLRSSTQMLPQYILFCLLHALEGDSTRNEGLIIVYAISYGLSLMVELWVGQVLQWFTMAHFQIPLQAVLSSLVYRKTLKLPNVAESQEELPVQNGTAKGIPPSSLKSIDNHLQMDTGRLSVICGNNVQVPQSIAKLVLTTTVVARLIGWNGLIIGIACMCLTMALSSRLSSSYAKYYFGLMKYRDQRSNLLSEALQGIRHIRLGAYEEHWENRLLDVRHEEMKELWRSNIPMCLLVIIANLGPLVLGVLPISLYALHTGSLSASVAFTTIGLLEKLHSSLSVLPLTWTYLLECRASCERLEAFLRLPERKVATTKSETISFDNAVVSWSGQRVENQKPAFSLKIPSVSFPKGKLSLVTGGTGSGKNLLLCSILGETSLVSGVLKCPVDAISSDNSSPYIAVVSQPPWLERASVRDNILFGSSYNAINYNMVLKACSLDRDIAGFPAGDMTDVGPKGTLLSGGQRWRVCLARALYSEAETIIMGDILSAIDPEVRKQVLEQALCGELTRGRTIILATHHDAMCRPYASFSVYLSNGHVMATESISGTIPGIRDFTKIDNHLPSPEADVDGTSNSNKHHRVETESLKQTDQQFQKETATTLGKYISAGGFLGWAAVIAVILVTEAASISKEWWLKHWTDTVAPDPNGLSRGENEHGTLTTTNSTIYYIWGYLIVSATGALMLGVKCLAVYIIGDRASTTIYRKMVHSLLRSSLDWIETVPRGEVLKRFTSDMITIDLRLPTNLGAEIEYGSKLMMIIATGVFITPYTGVCAVCLLLAYWRVSRRCMPIAQQLQRLNSTALSPLYSHLHSTLAPNGLLVIRTFGRTRDYINHMDKLIDDSTRAAWYSCLCSRWMEMQTGTLGVIFQTAIALGVVSGHLNAGLAGFALAVAQKFSATIDFLIRKAIVIQNDLGAASRVAEYNQLPVESQNGQEVADDWPQHGEIVVQDLTIRYGDLPPALRNINFSADPGQRIGIVGRTGAGKSTLALAFFRVLEARYGSIVIDGVDISTVKLKDLRSRICIIPQDPFLFSGTLRSNLDMLGQFSDKELLNSLKQVQLDMPLDSTISTGGSNISQGQRQLVCLARALLARPKMLILDEATSAIDMKTDAVLQRVVRERFPHCTMIIIAHRLSTVVDFDKVVVLSDGKVVETGRPVELARRGGRFCDLLDSSSDRQGLYQRLKDVQ; encoded by the exons ATGCCCGGCTCGTCCGAG ATGATCAATTTAGTTCTCTCCGCAACGTATGCCAGTATTTTGATTTGGGGCTCGGGAAAATACTCAACTACCTTTCACCTGGCTCTTGCCGGAGCCCTTTCCGGTACCCTATTAATTGGGTTACACATAGCGCACTATGTTATATACCAGAATGTCACCAAAGCGCCGTCTCCTGATCAGATTCAAGTCTTTGGATTAATTATCCAGGTTCTTGGCTTTCTGCTCCACCCTCGACAACCGGATGTCTTCGTCGGACATGCCCGGGCAGGTCGATTAAGGACAACAAGCGCAGCTGCTTTGCTGACTTTTTCATGGGAAAGCGATGTTTTTGAAACTTATAAATCTCAAGACATTTCTATATCAGACTTGCCATTACTTGACTCATCTCTACAGACAGGTGGCCTTATGGATAGGCATCCCATCTACAATCCCAACGGAAGGCTCTGGATTTGGCTCTGGAAGGCATTCCACATGCAGCTCGTGCAACAATGGTGCCTTGCCTTTCTCAGGTCATCCACTCAAATGCTTCCCCAGTATATTCTATTCTGTCTTCTTCATGCCTTAGAGGGCGACTCCACGAGAAACGAGGGCTTGATAATCGTCTATGCCATCTCATACGGGCTCAGCCTCATGGTTGAGCTTTGGGTTGGGCAGGTGCTTCAATGGTTCACCATGGCTCATTTCCAGATTCCTCTGCAAGCCGTATTAAGCTCTCTTGTATATCGGAAAACGCTCAAGTTACCTAATGTCGCGGAGTCACAGGAGGAATTGCCAGTACAAAATGGCACAGCGAAAGGAATCCCACCTAGTTCACTCAAATCGATTGACAATCATTTACAAATGGATAC TGGTCGACTTTCTGTAATTTGCGGCAACAACGTCCAAGTTCCCCAGTCCATTGCCAAGCTAGTCCTCACAACTACCGTTGTAGCACGACTCATTGGGTGGAATGGTCTCATTATCGGCATTGCTTGCATGTGTCTCACCATGGCACTTAGCTCAAGGCTCTCCAGCTCATACGCCAAGTACTATTTCGGATTGATGAAGTATCGCGACCAACGGTCCAACTTACTCTCGGAGGCTTTGCAGGGCATCAGACACATACGCCTTGGCGCTTACGAAGAGCATTGGGAAAATAGACTGCTAGATGTGCGACATGAAGAGATGAAAGAGTTATGGCGCAGTAACATACCAATGTGTCTGCTTGTCATCATTGCCAACCTTGGCCCCTTGGTACTTGGCGTGCTACCCATTTCTCTCTATGCGCTTCACACCGGCTCTTTATCGGCATCCGTGGCATTCACTACTATTGGattgttggagaagcttcATAGTAGTCTTTCTGTACTACCATTGACTTGGACGTATCTGCTTGAATGCCGGGCAAGCTGCGAACGACTGGAGGCCTTCCTGAGGCTGCCAGAGAGAAAGGTAGCGACTACAAAATCGGAAACGATTTCATTCGATAATGCAGTTGTATCATGGTCTGGCCAACGAGTAGAGAATCAAAAACCTGCCTTCTCCTTGAAGATACCGAGTGTCAGCTTTCCCAAGGGCAAACTTTCTCTGGTGACCGGTGGTACAGGATCGGGCAAGAATCTCCTGCTGTGCTCCATCTTAGGAGAAACATCACTCGTATCTGGAGTTCTCAAATGTCCCGTTGACGCCATCTCATCCGATAACAGCTCGCCTTACATTGCAGTTGTCTCTCAGCCGCCATGGCTAGAGCGAGCATCTGTGAGGGATAACATTCTGTTCGGCTCCTCATATAACGCAATAAACTACAACATGGTACTCAAAGCATGCTCTCTGGACAGAGATATTGCAGGTTTCCCAGCGGGCGACATGACTGATGTCGGACCCAAGGGTACTTTACTTAGTGGCGGGCAACGCTGGCGAGTCTGTTTAGCTAGGGCGCTCTATTCCGAGGCAGAAACCATTATCATGGGTGACATTCTGTCAGCTATTGACCCTGAAGTTCGGAAACAGGTTCTGGAGCAGGCGCTCTGTGGAGAGCTCACCCGAGGACGGACCATAATTCTGGCAACTCATCATGATGCCATGTGCAGGCCGTACGCCAGTTTCTCTGTATACCTTTCAAACGGCCATGTGATGGCAACTGAGTCAATATCAGGGACTATTCCCGGTATCAGAGATTTTACAAAGATTGATAACCATCTGCCTTCGCCTGAAGCAGATGTTGATGGTACGAGTAACAGTAATAAGCACCACAGAGTTGAAACCGAGAGCCTCAAGCAAACAGACCAACAGTTCCAGAAAGAAACAGCGACCACTCTCGGAAAGTATATAAGTGCAGGTGGCTTCCTTGGTTGGGCAGCCGTGATTGCAGTCATTCTAGTGACAGAAGCGGCTTCAATTAGCAAAGAATGGTGGTTGAAGCACTGGACTGACACTGTCGCCCCAGATCCAAATGGACTCAGTAGAGGAGAGAATGAGCACGGTACGCTCACTACCACAAACTCAACTATCTACTATATCTGGGGCTACTTAATCGTGTCAGCCACAGGAGCTCTGATGTTGGGCGTGAAATGCCTCGCCGTCTACATCATCGGAGACagagcatcaacaacaatttATCGCAAAATGGTACATTCATTGCTACGATCATCACTAGACTGGATTGAAACCGTTCCTCGAGGAGAGGTTCTCAAACGATTCACTTCTGACATGATCACCATTGACTTGAGGCTGCCGACAAATCTTGGTGCAGAAATAGAGTATGGTtccaagttgatgatgatcaTTGCGACTGG GGTATTTATAACACCATATACAGGTGTTTGTGCTGTCTGTCTCTTGCTAGCTTATTGGAGGGTTTCCCGTCGCTGTATGCCAATTGCCCAACAACTCCAAAGGCTTAATTCCACTGCTCTATCCCCGTTATATAGCCATCTTCATTCGACATTGGCCCCAAAcggcctcctcgtcatcagaaCTTTTGGACGGACCCGAGATTACATCAACCACATGGACAAGCTGATTGATGATTCTACACGAGCAGCTTGGTACAGCTGCCTCTGCTCCAGATGGATGGAAATGCAAACCGGTACACTAGGTGTGATATTCCAGACGGCAATAGCACTCGGAGTcgtttctggccatctaAATGCGGGTTTAGCTGGGTTTGCATTAGCTGTTGCGCAGAAGTTTTCTGCAACAATCGACTTCCTCATACGAAAGGCGATAGTGATTCAAAATGACCTCGGAGCCGCCAGTCGTGTAGCTGAATACAACCAGCTGCCGGTTGAATCTCAGAACGGCCAAGAAGTCGCTGACGACTGGCCGCAGCATGGAGAGATTGTCGTCCAAGACCTTACCATACGTTACGGAGACTTGCCTCCGGCATTAAGAAACATCAACTTCTCTGCAGATCCCGGCCAACGCATCGGCATAGTCGGCCGAACGGGTGCAGGTAAATCGACTCTAGCTCTTGCTTTCTTTCGTGTGCTAGAAGCAAGATATGGAAGTATTGTaattgatggcgttgacaTTTCCACGGTGAAGCTAAAGGACCTCCGCAGCCGGATCTGCATCATCCCACAAGATCCGTTCTTATTCAGTGGCACTTTACGCAGTAACCTCGATATGCTAGGCCAATTCTCCGATAAAGAACTTTTAAACTCGTTGAAACAAGTTCAACTTGACATGCCTCTTGATAGCACTATTTCAACAGGCGGGTCTAATATATCACAAGGGCAGAGACAACTGGTCTGCTTGGCTAGGGCGCTGCTTGCCAGGCCGAAGATGCTCATTTTGGACGAAGCTACAAGTGCGATAGACATGAAAACCGACGCTGTTTTGCAGAGAGTTGTGCGGGAGCGCTTTCCCCATTGTACCATGATTATCATTGCCCATCGCCTATCGACGGTTgtggactttgacaaggttgTCGTTCTCAGtgatggcaaagttgtggaaaCTGGGAGACCAGTGGAATTAGCTCGCCGGGGTGGTAGGTTTTGTGATTTGCTTGACAGTAGCTCTGACAGACAAGGGCTATACCAGCGTCTAAAGGATGTTCAATGA
- a CDS encoding golgi complex component (Vps8) (similar to Neosartorya fischeri NRRL 181 XP_001265140.1), which yields MSDTEDASPLGDNAPSGEQQITSGQDVDSDIPHLEEQEMEAGSELQDASHRRDLLEKEANASEVSSIDASLVDSLPRRAGSPVGSLASGRGEDSIQGSYMSSPGSSVLPSVASRAGLSSPSPSFRPFDRRFQSRISSSSSTTPRASSPAFLNTHSRNVSLSSNFFIEQNETDTPSPPWEVVRWTRLKKMNGQAFSEAGRRNFGSPTCLAVSASIVLGTSKGIILIFDFNQNLKMIIGPGTKAIESGPITAIAISADHTTVAGGHANGNIFTWDTGRASRPFLTIPHLDEAQAENRTADGHVPNAAVVHLGFLGTRHTALVSADDRGMAFSHLATRGTGALGRTVKTTRILGRYPNAPPPSGKSIKPSTVLAFAPLPLGNVEKATDGMGLTAMLTPYLLVIVSTTPIAQTQHKSARPKDVPAHSAMTGCLAWFPAVKLKTPDAHTGSDVSKVKLVYCWSNVLTVLDVDEIYGEDADQPPSLRFKARSRWKCEEAIAAVQWLSRSVLAVLTISQRLIILEDRSMRMTEAFDLLQKHIYHKDLFSKQLHTLVEQLDEEDVTMHGVVADAFYMSFKAYKGRMFLLGFNEVSIGALSNWADRLIAMMENGDYIGAIKLATSYYTGDADKLTVGLPEDGTVRHAMVQDKIMEIMSASLKYVFTQRQKRGKYDDDADHLRELAETCFVACQAIEASDFLFEDMYEWYSEAEVEGLFLETLEPYILDETITIVPPVVVKDMVAHYVAKGWESRLEEMICHMQTATLDLDQITLLCKQHSLYDALTYVWNQALNDYITPMIDLLSLLVPLLTNGTTTGGTTEDDYFSVNALKIFPYLSYTLTGRIYPNGEWLSEETADKAKAEIYWFFFSGKTVEWPKGSKKEFITRPGDESEPAFPYLRMVLKFDAPSFLSALNEAFEDTFLNDSPEKQVNGGSRMDMPEEQIFGMTINRQYVVSILLDVMNPNEFAPEDTIYLDMFIARNLPKFQQYLLFSGSTLSKVLTGLCHYPGEDLAEDAQLSAEYLLSVYQPSDMPSFLPLFKKAGFYRILKRVFRLEGHYGMLIATYFEDPENQESVFECIADCLRPQKGLDNRQLEDVQRVIKQHARDLLEINPEQTAQTLVAQSIKVHQHMVNSASDDEGLQYAYLKALIEPGHATEDDAGPNDQELTERYVQLMCKFSPSHVSDFVESMRSADLRLEKLLPTMEETGVVDAAVVLMARDGQVSQAMDRLIKHLFSLESALRGLLTETISSTEGADVESSTVEILEHLQKYVHVGIWLCQGQTKSSKKVNIVKKGKALAKDSLSPDESLWLGLIDACVQITKRLSPIISEQVQGSVLEDDQALTLLRSLVQHTFTSLLTATSSQSQVQSGSNLLSNAGNNLSFLRILRAFLTKAAASSPNLADLRGVLASIFAAYAYEESILRLSNRLLERNLFVNVNQSVQLRQRGWRPRGSTCEACSRRVWGPGVAGGSVFEAWEDRQAVEDEVRKQRKLRVAERAKGKAGESDGRDKGKSLDVRPSSMLIESDAALAGKEAPLGPLVVLACRHIYHQSCLDSLQEKQENGVIGREREYKCPIDG from the exons ATGTCCGATACAGAAGACGCGTCTCCCCTTGGAGACAATGCTCCCAGCGGCGAGCAGCAAATAACATCTGGTCAGGATGTGGACTCCGACATCCCTCATcttgaggagcaggagaTGGAAGCTGGCAGCGAGCTACAAGATGCTAGCCACCGCCGTGatttgctggagaaggaagCAAATGCTTCCGAAGTAAGCTCAATTGATGCGAGCTTGGTGGACTCGCTCCCAAGGCGAGCTGGTAGTCCGGTGGGCTCGCTTGCCTCAGGTCGGGGAGAAGATTCAATCCAG GGCTCGTACATGTCGTCTCCAGGCAGTAGTGTTTTGCCCTCGGTTGCATCACGAGCTGGCTTGAGcagcccatcaccatcgtTCAGACCATTCGATCGTCGGTTCCAATCCCGCAtatcttcatcctcgtccaccACACCCCGTGCGTCGTCGCCCGCTTTTCTCAACACCCATAGTCGAAACGTCTCTCTTAgctccaacttcttcattgaACAAAATGAGACTGATACACCGTCACCTCCATGGGAAGTCGTAAGATGGACCAGGTTGAAGAAAATGAATGGCCAGGCCTTTTCTGAGGCTGGCCGTAGGAATTTCGGATCCCCAACCTGTCTGGCGGTTTCAGCATCTATTGTTTTGGGGACTTCAAAGGGTATAATATTAATATTTGATTTTAATCAAAATCTCAAAATGATAATTGGACCAGGAACGAAAG CAATCGAGTCCGGTCCAATCACTGCTATTGCTATATCGGCAGATCACACAACCGTTGCCGGGGGGCATGCCAATGGGAACATCTTTACTTGGGACACTGGCAGAGCTTCGCGACCATTTCTCACGATTCCGCATTTGGATGAAGCACAAGCAGAAAACCGGACAGCAGATGGACATGTTCCTAATGCAGCTGTGGTGCATCTCGGGTTTCTGGGTACGCGACACACAGCCCTCGTGTCAGCAGATGACCGCGGAATGGCCTTCTCGCACCTCGCAACTCGAGGCACTGGGGCGCTGGGTCGAACCGTGAAAACCACACGAATTCTGGGCCGATATCCAAATgcgcctcctccttcagGGAAATCCATCAAACCAAGCACTGTGCTCGCTTTTGCCCCGTTACCACTGGGAAATGTCGAAAAGGCGACAGACGGCATGGGACTCACAGCAATGCTTACGCCTTACCTGCTTGTGATTGTTTCTACCACCCCTATTGCCCAGACGCAACACAAGTCAGCCCGGCCAAAGGATGTCCCAGCACATAGCGCAATGACTGGCTGTTTAGCCTGGTTTCCTGCTGTCAAGTTGAAAACTCCGGATGCACACACCGGAAGTGATGTGTCCAAGGTCAAGCTTGTGTACTGTTGGTCAAATGTCCTGACCGTCCTTGATGTGGATGAAATTTACGGGGAGGATGCAGAtcaacctccttctctcAGATTCAAAGCACGAAGCAGATGGAAGTGTGAAGAGGCTATCGCAGCGGTGCAGTGGCTAAGTCGATCTGTTCTTGCAGTCCTGACTATTTCTCAGCGTCTTATCATCTTGGAGGACCGAAGCATGCGGATGACTGAGGCATTCGACTTGTTGCAGAAACATATATACCATAAAGACCTCTTCTCGAAACAACTTCACACTCTTGTGGAACAGCtagatgaagaagatgtgACAATGCACGGAGTTGTGGCTGATGCCTTCTACATGAGCTTCAAAGCCTACAAGGGTAGGATGTTCTTGCTCGGCTTCAATGAGGTTTCCATAGGAGCACTCTCAAACTGGGCAGATCGCCTTATTGCTATGATGGAAAACGGAGATTACATTGGCGCGATAAAGCTAGCTACTTCATACTATACGGGAGATGCCGATAAACTCACCGTTGGCCTTCCAGAGGACGGGACTGTGCGTCATGCAATGGTCCAAGACAAGATCATGGAGATCATGTCAGCGTCCTTGAAATATGTTTTTACTCAGCGACAGAAACGGGGCAAATATGATGACGACGCCGACCATTTGAGAGAACTTGCAGAGACCTGCTTCGTGGCCTGTCAGGCTATTGAAGCATCCGATTTTCTGTTTGAAGATATGTACGAATGGTATAGCGAAGCTGAAGTCGAGGGTTTGTTTTTGGAGACCCTTGAGCCTTATATCTTGGACGAAACAATTACAATCGTGCCACCAGTGGTTGTTAAGGATATGGTCGCTCATTATGTGGCGAAGGGGTGGGAAAGCCGACTCGAGGAGATGATATGCCATATGCAAACAGCAACATTGGATCTCGATCAAATCACGTTGTTGTGCAAGCAACACAGCTTGTACGATGCCCTGACATATGTGTGGAATCAGGCGCTGAATGACTACATCACCCCAATGATCGATCTGCTGAGCCTCTTGGTCCCATTGTTGACAAATGGAACAACCACGGGTGGCACAACCGAGGACGATTACTTCAGTGTCAATGCCCTGAAAATATTCCCGTATCTCTCATATACCTTGACAGGAAGAATATATCCCAATGGAGAATGGTTAAGTGAAGAAACGGCggacaaagccaaggcagagaTTTACTGGTTTTTCTTCTCTGGCAAGACAGTGGAGTGGCCCAAGGGAAGCAAGAAAGAATTCATCACTCGACCAGGAGATGAGTCAGAGCCTGCATTTCCATATCTGCGAATGGTTCTCAAGTTTGATGCGCCAAGTTTTCTAAGCGCCTTAAACGAAGCCTTTGAAGACACGTTTTTGAACGATTCCCCGGAGAAGCAGGTCAATGGCGGATCTCGAATGGATATGCCGGAGGAACAGATATTCGGCATGACAATCAATCGTCAGTATGTGGTATCGATTCTTCTCGATGTTATGAATCCAAACGAATTCGCCCCCGAGGACACCATCTACCTCGACATGTTCATTGCCCGGAACTTGCCAAAATTCCAGCAGTATCTCTTATTTTCTGGCTCAACTTTGTCCAAAGTCCTTACAGGACTTTGTCACTATCCCGGTGAAGATCTTGCAGAGGACGCTCAGCTAAGCGCCGAATACCTCCTTTCAGTGTATCAACCGTCGGACATGCCATCATTCTTGCCATTATTCAAGAAGGCGGGCTTTTACCGAATCCTTAAGCGCGTGTTTCGTCTTGAGGGTCACTATGGAATGCTCATCGCGACATATTTTGAGGACCCAGAAAATCAGGAGTCTGTGTTTGAATGCATTGCAGACTGCCTTCGGCCGCAAAAGGGACTTGACAATCGACAACTGGAAGACGTCCAACGGGTTATCAAGCAACATGCCAGAGATTTGCTCGAGATAAACCCTGAACAAACAGCGCAAACTCTCGTTGCACAGTCCATCAAGGTTCATCAGCACATGGTCAATTCTGCATCTGATGACGAAGGGTTGCAATATGCATATTTGAAAGCCTTGATAGAACCCGGCCACGCTACGGAAGATGATGCCGGTCCCAACGACCAAGAGCTCACGGAGCGCTACGTACAACTCATGTGCAAGTTCAGCCCGTCGCATGTCTCAGACTTTGTGGAAAGCATGCGATCAGCCGATTTGCGCCTTGAGAAGTTGCTCCCAACCATGGAAGAGACTGGTGTCGTAGACGCTGCTGTCGTACTCATGGCCCGCGATGGCCAAGTCAGTCAGGCAATGGATAGGTTGATCAAGCACCTATTTTCGCTGGAATCAGCGCTGCGAGGACTCTTGACAGAAACAATTAGTTCCACAGAGGGAGCAGATGTGGAATCGTCAACCGTAGAAATACTTGAGCATTTGCAAAAATACGTCCACGTCGGCATTTGGCTATGTCAGGGCCAGACAAAGTCGTCCAAGAAGGTGAACATTGTGAAGAAGGGAAAGGCACTTGCAAAGGACAGCCTGTCTCCAGATGAATCCCTGTGGCTgggattgattgatgcttgtgtACAAATCACGAAGCGATTATCACCCATCATTTCAGAACAAGTGCAGGGCTCGGTTTTGGAAGACGACCAGGCATTGACGCTTCTTCGCTCACTGGTTCAACACACATTCACTTCCCTTCTCACAGCTACCTCTAGCCAGAGCCAGGTGCAATCTGGGTCGAATTTGCTGTCAAACGCGGGAAACAACCTGTCATTTTTGAGGATTTTAAGGGCATTCCTCACCAAAGCGGCGGCCTCGTCACCAAATTTGGCAGATCTTCGAGGAGTATTGGCCTCAATATTTGCGGCGTATGCCTATGAGGAGTCCATTTTGCGACTGTCAAACCGGCTCCTGGAAAGGAATTTGTTTGTAAATGTAAATCAATCGGTACAATTAAGGCAGCGTGGATGGCGACCACGTGGCTCAACATGCGAGGCATGCAGCCGGCGAGTTTGGGGTCCTGGTGTAGCAGGTGGCTCCGTATTTGAGGCATGGGAAGACAGGCAAGCAGTGGAAGATGAAGTACGAAAGCAGAGGAAACTCCGTGTTGCAGAGAgggccaagggcaaggcgGGCGAGTCGGATGGCCGGGACAAGGGAAAGAGTCTCGACGTCCGACCATCGAGCATGCTCATTGAATCAGACGCAGCTCTGGCTGGCAAAGAAGCACCTCTCGGGCCACTTGTGGTTCTGGCTTGTCGACATATATATCACCAGAGCTGTCTCGACTCGTTGCAGGAAAAGCAGGAGAATGGGGTTATTGGACGGGAACGCGAATACAAGTGTCCCATTGACGGTTAA
- a CDS encoding subunit P of phosphatidylinositol N-acetylglucosaminyltransferase (similar to Metarhizium robertsii ARSEF 23 XP_007816890.1): protein MSISSEEDEDYLSDALSSGSNSNSNSNSDHDSPPRPLSQNYFAPPFYGRPPTPLPPSPSLTSLLRPSRPTTPDPSDDENIAPVPRAAPKVPTYEYYGFVLYLFSSLTFLMYLLWAYVPSPFLHALGIKYYPHRWWALAIPAFLVMTLCYIYVALAAYNTEILTVPMGSVETIVDGAGALAVIDSKGRLRGSGKRERKCDAKGRLKWREVWNEGTDAVMDIPLAGVCEILYGEGREGSCYEED from the coding sequence ATGTCCATATCatccgaagaagacgaagactATCTCTCCGACGCACTCTCATCGggctccaactccaactccaactccaactcaGATCACGACTCTCCTCCGCGGCCACTCTCCCAAAACTACTTCGCTCCCCCGTTCTACGGTCGACCACCAACACCTCTACCACCGTCACCATCGCTCACATCGCTGCTCCGGCCATCGCGGCCCACCACTCCAGACCCTTCCGACGATGAAAACATTGCGCCCGTCCCCAGGGCCGCGCCCAAGGTCCCCACGTACGAATACTACGGCTTCGTGCTCTACctcttcagcagcctcaccTTTTTAATGTACCTCCTCTGGGCGTATGTTCCCTCGCCGTTCCTCCACGCCCTCGGCATCAAGTACTACCCTCATCGGTGGTGGGCACTCGCCATACCTGCGTTCCTGGTCATGACGCTGTGCTACATCTACGTGGCGCTGGCGGCGTACAATACGGAGATTCTGACGGTGCCGATGGGCAGCGTGGAGACGATTGTTGATGGGGCGGGGGCGCTGGCTGTGATTGATTCGAAGGGCAGGTTGAGGGGGAGCgggaagagggagaggaagTGTGATGCGAAGGGGAGGTTGAAGTGGAGGGAGGTTTGGAACGAGGGGACTGATGCGGTCATGGATATTCCGCTGGCGGGGGTTTGTGAGATTTTGTAtggggaggggagggagggTTCGTGTTATGAGGAAGATTGA
- a CDS encoding alpha/beta fold family hydrolase (similar to Metarhizium robertsii ARSEF 23 XP_007824087.1) has translation MSATTKTVSIPNIAWETAADIHFPPNFDGKKSYPAVVSAHPIGSCKEQTSGNIYGKALAEAGFVVVAFDASFQGASGGQPRFIESPEFRVSDFRFVVDYLQTLPYVDAERIGVLGVCGGGGYAFNATMTDYRLKCCVGITAANYGRISREVFAGFDPVGTLEKMAKQRTLEAQGADRYVLKSIPASVEEAKKTTSDVDIVEATEYYTTSRGKAPNGATSSLFSFGSAALTWDAFSCAETLMTRPFMAVVGGIPGAFGAYRDAHEIYGRAASKDKHLVVLPDVTHYMLYDKPEAVKPALEQALPFLKKHLGEAK, from the coding sequence ATGTCTGCTACAACAAAGACTGTTAGCATCCCAAACATTGCCTGGGAGACGGCTGCTGATATTCATTTCCCACCCAACTTTGACGGCAAAAAGAGCTATCCAGCCGTTGTGTCGGCGCATCCAATTGGATCCTGCAAGGAGCAGACTTCCGGCAACATCTACGGGAAAGCCCTTGCCGAAGCTGGctttgtcgtcgtcgccttTGACGCATCTTTTCAGGGGGCATCGGGCGGCCAACCTCGTTTCATTGAGAGTCCCGAATTCCGTGTCTCCGACTTTCGATTTGTGGTCGATTATCTCCAAACGCTCCCATATGTCGACGCAGAGCGCATTGGTGTGCTGGGTgtctgcggcggcggcggctaTGCATTCAATGCAACCATGACGGACTACCGCCTCAAATGTTGCGTGGGCATTACTGCCGCAAACTATGGACGTATTAGTCGTGAGGTTTTCGCTGGATTCGACCCAGTCGGCACACTGGAGAAGATGGCTAAGCAGCGCACACTTGAAGCGCAAGGAGCAGATCGTTACGTTCTCAAGTCCATTCCAGCGTCGGttgaagaggccaagaagacgaCTTCGGATGTCGATATCGTTGAGGCTACAGAGTACTACACCACTAGTCGTGGCAAAGCACCAAATGGTGCGACCAGCAgtctcttctcctttggGAGTGCTGCCCTCACATGGGATGCGTTTAGCTGTGCCGAAACGCTCATGACGCGACCCTTTATGGCCGTGGTTGGCGGTATTCCTGGAGCTTTTGGCGCATATCGCGATGCTCATGAGATTTACGGCCGTGCTGCCTCAAAAGATAAGCATTTGGTTGTGTTGCCCGATGTCACGCATTATATGCTCTATGATAAGCCAGAGGCTGTCAAGCCCGCGTTGGAACAGGCTTTGCCTTTCCTCAAGAAACACCTTGGTGAGGCCAAGTAA